A genomic stretch from Elusimicrobiota bacterium includes:
- a CDS encoding S8 family serine peptidase, with protein MRKFKTLLSLGLAASLLALNLQAVPAAAQLKPATPAPSEQDKAAAELSAKRIMSLQDYGLPPGLYFQNPEDLNGGEAFVELYRFPLKVTAPASSEPSMEDLIKQLLGSGPKKDGQNPTKIGVALLELLDRTPAATVAKITNKKLGALLVALRDYAARQDDPLYLANPALLAGYKSRVDEIMAKDVAGDTDYAGLGKQGRSLRAVLKDKQDALRAAMAAMQNCKGQGCPRSIPEFVKQVDGEMTTLQIGADGRPLVPSTLVQLVKAIPEKELSQQQWRTLFTSYPMGQSLWQQRVDKLWRQKLDGKGVTVAILDVGMDKDHPYLKGQVTDGLDGSVITQDKYVDPKDKATFGKPNYTGEHGTHVASTVLAYAPKVKIINIKVLDEEKPALERIPKELRRDEMMTTQAIADGLKSVYDHNQAVAEGKLKGDRIDIVSMSLGIPESNTKVLDPRNLDQLSSWVKKLSEQGVVVVVAAGNEGAETARKPGFAPEAITVGAVDYFNQIADFSSSQDVINTGTGKTDPKPDVFAYGVAINAAAFDGKGYAGKTNEQLAEQMSGTSMATPHATAVTALLLQKAKESGVQLTPDQVKKILQASSDPVANGNPYLRSSGGVIDPNKAVEYFQAHLDAIKKKQF; from the coding sequence ATGAGGAAGTTCAAGACGCTGTTGAGCCTGGGGCTCGCCGCGAGCCTGCTCGCTCTCAATCTCCAGGCGGTCCCAGCCGCCGCCCAGCTCAAGCCGGCGACCCCGGCCCCCAGCGAGCAGGACAAGGCCGCGGCCGAGCTGTCGGCCAAGCGGATCATGTCCCTCCAGGACTACGGCCTGCCCCCGGGCCTCTACTTCCAGAATCCCGAGGACCTCAACGGCGGCGAAGCCTTCGTGGAGCTCTACCGCTTCCCCCTCAAGGTCACGGCGCCCGCGAGCAGCGAACCCTCGATGGAGGACCTCATCAAGCAGCTGCTGGGCTCGGGGCCGAAGAAGGACGGCCAGAACCCCACCAAGATCGGAGTCGCCCTCCTGGAGCTGCTGGACCGCACCCCGGCCGCGACCGTGGCGAAGATCACGAACAAGAAGCTGGGCGCCCTGCTCGTGGCCCTGCGCGACTACGCCGCGCGCCAGGACGACCCCCTCTACCTGGCCAATCCCGCGCTGCTGGCCGGCTACAAGTCCCGCGTCGACGAGATCATGGCCAAGGACGTCGCGGGCGACACGGATTACGCGGGCCTGGGCAAGCAGGGCAGGTCTTTGCGCGCGGTGCTCAAGGATAAGCAGGACGCTCTGCGCGCGGCCATGGCCGCCATGCAGAACTGCAAGGGCCAGGGCTGCCCGAGATCCATCCCGGAGTTCGTCAAGCAGGTCGACGGCGAGATGACGACCCTGCAGATCGGCGCGGACGGGCGGCCGCTGGTGCCCTCCACCTTGGTGCAGCTGGTCAAGGCCATACCGGAGAAGGAGCTCAGCCAGCAGCAGTGGCGCACGCTCTTCACATCCTACCCCATGGGCCAGAGCCTCTGGCAGCAGCGCGTGGACAAGCTCTGGCGGCAGAAGCTCGACGGCAAAGGGGTCACCGTGGCCATCCTGGACGTGGGCATGGACAAGGACCACCCCTACCTCAAGGGGCAGGTCACCGACGGTCTGGACGGCAGCGTCATCACGCAGGACAAGTACGTCGATCCCAAGGACAAGGCCACCTTCGGCAAGCCCAACTACACGGGCGAGCACGGCACGCACGTGGCCTCCACCGTGCTGGCCTACGCCCCCAAGGTCAAGATCATCAACATCAAGGTGCTCGACGAGGAGAAGCCGGCCCTGGAGCGCATCCCCAAGGAGCTGCGCCGCGACGAGATGATGACCACCCAGGCCATCGCCGACGGCCTCAAGAGCGTCTATGACCACAACCAGGCCGTGGCCGAGGGCAAGCTCAAGGGCGACCGCATCGACATCGTGAGCATGAGCCTGGGCATCCCCGAGTCGAACACCAAGGTGCTCGACCCCCGCAACCTCGACCAGCTCAGCTCCTGGGTCAAGAAGCTCTCCGAGCAGGGCGTAGTCGTGGTGGTGGCCGCCGGCAACGAGGGCGCGGAGACCGCCCGCAAGCCTGGCTTCGCCCCCGAAGCCATCACGGTCGGGGCCGTGGATTACTTCAACCAGATCGCGGACTTCTCATCGAGCCAGGACGTGATCAACACGGGCACCGGCAAGACCGACCCCAAGCCCGACGTCTTCGCCTACGGAGTGGCGATCAACGCCGCCGCCTTCGACGGCAAGGGCTACGCCGGCAAGACCAACGAGCAGCTCGCCGAGCAGATGAGCGGCACCTCCATGGCCACGCCGCACGCGACGGCCGTCACGGCGCTGCTGCTGCAGAAAGCCAAGGAGAGCGGCGTGCAGCTGACCCCGGACCAGGTCAAGAAGATCCTGCAGGCATCCTCCGACCCGGTGGCCAACGGCAACCCCTATCTGCGCTCCTCCGGCGGAGTGATCGACCCCAACAAGGCCGTCGAGTACTTCCAAGCCCACCTGGACGCGATCAAGAAGAAGCAGTTCTAG
- a CDS encoding radical SAM protein, producing the protein MRLKDTVFKQLGPDLWMLHTASPYKVRVNVETLARLESLLAKRPGEGLAPEEEFLYGKLQAKGMVLAEPGGPGQLRLKRRSLLDNIELEFSGSCDLSCRHCFAAMSGRMMGPEVFAKVVAGAVELDAVTLILSGGEPLLNPGFPQACRQARAAELKVIVMTNGAPVTKELAQGMRQAGVAEAVVSLDCFQEQHERLRGPGSFAAAARGIRLLVEERVPVYVTALVTDGGVGRLDEFKAFCLKELAVSGVRLSAVVPMGRAARGQGLGLSDADFANVFQADCAQEAGEPAKGFKCSAGSRQLFVAADGQVYPCRYFQNLGESIGALNDDPLSAVYRRNLEGGLTGSFDRGSLRQCRACPKYAACLGGCRARAKLLEGDISAPDPFSCRVYGVPARALNSRTAS; encoded by the coding sequence ATGCGGCTCAAAGACACCGTCTTCAAGCAGCTCGGCCCGGACCTGTGGATGCTCCACACGGCCAGCCCCTACAAGGTCCGGGTCAACGTCGAGACCTTGGCCCGCCTGGAGTCCTTGCTCGCCAAGCGCCCAGGCGAGGGCCTGGCGCCGGAAGAGGAGTTCCTCTACGGCAAGCTCCAGGCCAAGGGCATGGTCCTCGCCGAGCCGGGCGGCCCGGGGCAGCTGCGGCTCAAGCGCAGGAGCCTTCTCGACAACATCGAGCTGGAGTTCTCCGGCTCGTGCGATCTGAGCTGCCGCCACTGCTTCGCCGCGATGTCGGGCCGGATGATGGGGCCGGAGGTCTTCGCAAAAGTCGTGGCCGGCGCGGTGGAGCTCGACGCCGTCACGCTCATCTTGAGCGGCGGAGAGCCTCTGCTCAACCCGGGCTTCCCGCAAGCCTGCCGCCAGGCCCGGGCCGCGGAGCTCAAGGTCATAGTGATGACCAACGGCGCGCCAGTGACCAAAGAGCTCGCCCAAGGGATGCGGCAGGCCGGGGTCGCGGAGGCGGTGGTGAGCCTCGACTGCTTCCAGGAGCAGCATGAACGGCTGCGCGGCCCGGGCTCCTTCGCCGCGGCCGCGCGGGGCATCCGGCTGTTGGTCGAGGAGCGCGTGCCCGTCTACGTGACCGCGCTGGTCACCGACGGCGGCGTCGGCCGCCTCGACGAGTTCAAGGCCTTCTGCCTCAAGGAGCTCGCAGTCTCGGGCGTCAGGCTCTCCGCGGTCGTGCCCATGGGCAGAGCCGCGCGGGGCCAGGGGCTCGGCCTGTCGGACGCGGACTTCGCCAATGTGTTCCAGGCCGACTGCGCGCAAGAGGCCGGCGAGCCGGCCAAAGGCTTCAAGTGCAGCGCGGGCAGCAGGCAGCTGTTCGTCGCTGCCGACGGTCAGGTGTACCCGTGCCGCTACTTCCAGAACCTCGGCGAATCAATAGGAGCTTTGAACGACGATCCGCTGAGCGCCGTCTACAGGCGCAATCTGGAAGGCGGCCTCACCGGCAGCTTCGACCGCGGCTCCCTGCGGCAGTGCCGCGCCTGCCCCAAGTACGCGGCCTGCCTGGGCGGCTGCCGGGCGCGGGCCAAGCTGCTGGAGGGCGATATCAGCGCCCCGGACCCTTTCTCCTGCCGGGTCTACGGAGTCCCGGCCCGGGCCTTGAACTCCCGCACCGCCTCATAA
- a CDS encoding ABC transporter permease, translating into MKLTLIAYKNLLRKKTRTALTVLGIALSAWVLASLLGFNKGYEWALNRDIDNMGFQVLLTAKGCPYEAATLMLKGGTGLRYLKESMVQGVGKNPEVEELTPMLMAAVFDPNKGESGGLSAFLGVDPGSFPRLKGFLEFKKGGWFRSPEAREAVMGYEAAELEQREVGDAYLIPEKNLEVKIVGILKRTGTQDDGTIFLPVRTVQKAFGKQGLLTGLGIKVHKGADVDKLTERLYDLPDVQVVSMAQVKNTITGLLASAKVMVFSIAIIAIIIAMVGVINTILMSVFERFQELGILKSMGAMPSDVFKLVWAETLFLCLAGSGLGVVLALGLSRTTELLIRRLLPYAPNGGLVQIDWRLAAGTVAAVTAAGLLSGLYPAWRAARVRPLDAIRSEAE; encoded by the coding sequence ATGAAGCTCACCCTCATCGCCTACAAGAACCTGCTGCGCAAGAAGACCCGCACCGCTTTGACCGTGCTGGGCATCGCCCTGTCCGCCTGGGTGCTGGCCAGCCTGCTGGGCTTCAACAAGGGCTACGAATGGGCCCTCAACCGCGACATAGACAACATGGGCTTCCAGGTCCTGCTCACGGCCAAGGGCTGCCCCTACGAGGCCGCGACCCTCATGCTCAAGGGCGGCACGGGGCTGCGCTACCTCAAGGAGAGCATGGTGCAAGGCGTGGGCAAGAACCCCGAGGTGGAGGAGCTCACGCCCATGCTCATGGCGGCCGTCTTCGACCCCAACAAGGGGGAGAGCGGGGGCCTCAGCGCCTTTCTGGGCGTGGACCCGGGGAGCTTTCCGCGCCTCAAGGGCTTTTTGGAGTTCAAGAAGGGCGGGTGGTTCCGGTCGCCCGAGGCGCGCGAGGCCGTGATGGGCTACGAGGCGGCCGAGCTCGAACAGCGCGAGGTCGGAGACGCCTACCTCATCCCGGAGAAGAACCTGGAGGTCAAGATCGTGGGCATCCTCAAGCGCACCGGCACGCAGGACGACGGGACCATCTTCCTGCCCGTGCGCACGGTGCAGAAGGCCTTCGGCAAACAGGGCCTGCTCACGGGCCTGGGCATCAAGGTGCACAAGGGCGCCGACGTAGACAAGCTCACCGAGCGGCTCTACGACCTGCCCGACGTGCAGGTGGTCTCCATGGCCCAGGTCAAGAACACCATCACCGGTCTGCTGGCCAGCGCCAAGGTCATGGTCTTCTCCATCGCCATCATCGCCATCATCATCGCCATGGTCGGCGTCATCAACACCATCCTCATGTCCGTGTTCGAGCGTTTCCAGGAGCTGGGGATATTGAAGAGCATGGGCGCCATGCCCTCCGACGTCTTCAAGCTGGTCTGGGCCGAGACTTTGTTCCTATGCCTGGCCGGCAGCGGATTGGGAGTGGTGCTGGCCCTGGGCCTCTCGCGCACCACGGAACTGCTCATCCGCCGTCTTCTGCCCTACGCTCCCAACGGCGGCCTGGTGCAGATTGACTGGCGCCTGGCCGCGGGCACCGTGGCCGCGGTCACGGCGGCGGGCCTGCTCAGCGGGCTCTACCCGGCCTGGCGCGCGGCCCGGGTGCGGCCTTTGGACGCCATCCGCAGCGAGGCGGAATAG
- a CDS encoding thioesterase family protein, with protein MHELTVRVTYADTDRMGVVYYANYLRFFEQGRTELLRSLGSRYRDLELQRKLYLPVAEASCRYEGPARYDDLLLVRTWVSALGKASLSFAYEVCDAERPERRLAAGRTRHALVNELWKPARLPDDLRAALSAFLAPD; from the coding sequence GTGCATGAGCTCACCGTGCGCGTGACTTACGCGGACACGGACCGCATGGGCGTGGTCTACTACGCCAACTACCTGAGGTTCTTCGAGCAGGGCCGCACGGAGCTCCTGCGCAGTCTGGGCTCGCGCTACCGCGACCTGGAGCTGCAGCGCAAGCTCTATCTGCCCGTGGCCGAGGCCTCGTGCCGGTACGAAGGGCCCGCGCGCTACGACGACCTGCTTCTGGTGCGGACCTGGGTCTCGGCGTTGGGCAAGGCCAGCCTGAGCTTCGCCTATGAGGTGTGCGACGCGGAGCGCCCGGAGCGCCGCCTGGCAGCGGGCCGCACCCGCCACGCCTTGGTCAACGAGCTTTGGAAGCCCGCCCGGCTGCCGGACGATCTGCGCGCCGCGCTGTCGGCTTTTTTGGCGCCGGATTAA
- a CDS encoding ABC transporter ATP-binding protein codes for MDNILEASDLRRLYHRGSEEIAALDGVSLDIKKGEFVSFVGPSGSGKTTLVNILGCLDNPTSGSLRLAGQEIFASGRVLSETELTRIRRRVFGYVFQRFHLVPTLTVLENVLLPFAFYRKEGSAADGEKLLADLGLAGRKNHLPGQLSGGEMQRVAVARALVNDPEILLADEPTGNLDSKRTEEIKEVLNEMSRKKGVTIVLVTHNPELAKAAQRVVELRDGRIV; via the coding sequence ATGGACAACATACTCGAAGCCAGCGACCTGCGCAGGCTCTACCATCGCGGCAGCGAGGAGATCGCCGCCCTCGACGGGGTCTCGCTCGATATCAAGAAGGGAGAGTTCGTCTCCTTCGTGGGCCCGTCCGGCTCGGGCAAGACCACCTTGGTCAACATACTCGGCTGCCTCGACAACCCGACCTCAGGTTCGTTGCGGCTGGCCGGCCAGGAGATCTTCGCCTCGGGACGGGTGCTCTCGGAGACCGAGCTCACCCGCATCCGCAGGCGGGTCTTCGGCTATGTGTTCCAGCGCTTCCACCTGGTGCCGACCTTGACGGTGCTGGAGAACGTGCTGCTGCCCTTCGCCTTCTACCGAAAGGAGGGCTCGGCCGCCGACGGAGAGAAGCTGCTGGCCGACCTGGGCTTGGCTGGCCGCAAGAATCACTTGCCCGGACAACTCTCGGGCGGCGAGATGCAGCGGGTGGCGGTGGCCAGGGCTTTGGTCAACGATCCCGAGATCCTGTTGGCCGACGAGCCGACCGGCAACCTCGACTCCAAGCGCACGGAAGAGATCAAGGAAGTCCTCAACGAGATGAGCCGCAAGAAGGGCGTGACCATCGTTCTGGTGACGCACAACCCGGAGCTGGCCAAGGCGGCGCAGCGGGTGGTGGAGCTGAGGGACGGCAGGATCGTCTGA
- a CDS encoding PLP-dependent aspartate aminotransferase family protein: protein MRFETLAIHLGQEPDKQTGAVTVPVYQTSTYQQDAVGKPRGYEYSRTGNPTRAALEKSLAALEGGAYGLAFSSGVAAISAVLELLKPGDHVVAGDDLYGGTYRLLEKVYGKWGLKTSYVSSDDPKAFRRALRPQTRLIWLETPTNPLLKVCDIRAVAKIARAAGVPLAVDNTFASPYLQRPLELGADIVVHSTTKYLGGHSDLVGGAVVTSRRAAYETMKFHQNAAGAVPGPWDCWLVLRGLKTLAVRMRQHQANASCLARFLRRHPKVERVRYPGFGGMVSLELAGGRRAVDRFLSRLKLFILAESLGGVESLVCYPPQMTHGSLPKGERLKRGIKDNLVRLSVGLEDRRDLLEDLRRALG from the coding sequence ATGAGATTCGAGACGCTGGCCATCCATCTCGGCCAGGAGCCGGACAAGCAGACCGGAGCAGTGACCGTGCCGGTCTACCAGACCTCCACTTATCAGCAGGACGCGGTGGGCAAGCCCCGCGGCTACGAGTATTCCCGCACGGGAAACCCGACCCGGGCGGCTCTGGAAAAGTCCCTGGCCGCTCTGGAAGGCGGCGCCTACGGCCTGGCTTTCTCATCGGGGGTGGCCGCCATATCGGCGGTGCTGGAGCTGCTCAAGCCCGGTGACCACGTGGTCGCGGGCGACGATCTCTACGGCGGGACCTACCGGCTCCTCGAGAAGGTCTACGGGAAATGGGGGCTCAAGACGAGCTACGTGAGCTCGGATGACCCGAAAGCGTTCCGCCGCGCCCTGCGGCCCCAGACCCGGCTCATCTGGCTGGAGACCCCGACCAACCCCCTGCTCAAGGTCTGCGACATCCGCGCCGTCGCCAAGATCGCGCGCGCGGCCGGCGTGCCGCTGGCCGTGGACAACACATTCGCCAGCCCCTATCTGCAAAGGCCCCTGGAGCTGGGCGCCGACATCGTTGTGCACAGCACGACCAAGTACCTGGGCGGCCACAGCGATCTCGTGGGCGGGGCGGTGGTGACGTCGCGGCGAGCCGCCTACGAGACCATGAAGTTCCACCAGAACGCGGCCGGAGCGGTGCCCGGTCCCTGGGACTGCTGGCTGGTCCTGCGCGGCCTCAAGACTTTGGCCGTGCGCATGCGCCAGCACCAGGCCAACGCCTCCTGCCTGGCGCGCTTCCTGCGCAGGCATCCCAAAGTCGAGCGGGTCCGCTATCCCGGCTTCGGCGGCATGGTGAGCCTGGAACTCGCCGGAGGCCGGCGCGCGGTGGACAGGTTCCTCTCGCGCCTGAAGCTCTTCATCCTGGCCGAGAGCCTGGGCGGAGTGGAGTCCTTGGTCTGCTACCCGCCGCAGATGACCCACGGCTCCTTGCCCAAAGGGGAGCGGCTCAAGCGCGGCATCAAGGACAATCTGGTCCGGCTCTCCGTCGGGCTTGAGGACCGCCGGGACCTGCTGGAAGACCTCCGCCGCGCCCTGGGCTAG
- a CDS encoding heparinase II/III family protein: MRLLRLIMTLACAAGSASAAEHPRLLFSQSEIPGIRARAQDPALKPYADRLLQRAQALLQAPPLRVSLSKRGEPDAAGEIKGLEAARRLQGRVLTFCMAFTLSGQARYRDAAVAELDKALDWPSWVDTAHQPPFDLMAGENSMTFGLAYDWLYRDLTEDQRRRLREGAARRALQPYLEAAAKPKPPFWLTATHNWNPVCNGGAVVLALALSGESGLSDRVLARSVPALRRFWDRLGPDGGWEEGVGYWVFGMRYGFLAAEALRRSGREEGAAVFAQPGARSTAYFPMAFCPGRSLAAGFSDSNGRADDPLFYLLGREYRNPDFIWFQDRNGLAPVKKEGWPQEALALLWRRVSESWLPEARAAFVPSLPQTAVFPSIGWALMADRQPDPRFFLAFKNGSLDANHTHLDLDHLSLGVGDQMVLAELGSRPYPADYFDRKKRYGYYELSTAGHNSVLIGGQGQVPGREGKLEGPFQGPGYEELVGRADDAYAVPAARVRRHVVFVRRRYWVILDEAATPVPRSMELRFHSYGSVSRRSAGNWLFEQGDAALELFTAGPQPVSDSLEQPKGWIRPVQAVSLKTAAARETVLATVLYPRGRTEPAMPRWSVETQPALIEVSVGEDRLDFDRSDDGGWKVKSLRP; this comes from the coding sequence ATGAGACTCCTCCGCCTCATCATGACGCTGGCCTGCGCGGCCGGCTCAGCCTCGGCAGCGGAGCATCCTCGGCTCCTCTTCAGCCAGAGCGAGATCCCCGGCATACGCGCCCGGGCCCAGGACCCGGCCCTCAAGCCCTACGCGGACCGCCTGCTCCAGCGCGCCCAAGCCCTGCTCCAGGCCCCTCCTCTGCGCGTCTCCCTGTCCAAGCGCGGCGAGCCTGACGCCGCCGGCGAGATCAAAGGCCTGGAAGCCGCGCGCCGCCTGCAGGGCCGCGTGCTCACATTCTGCATGGCATTCACCCTGAGCGGGCAAGCCCGGTACCGCGACGCGGCCGTGGCCGAGCTCGACAAAGCCCTCGACTGGCCCAGCTGGGTGGACACAGCGCATCAGCCGCCCTTCGACCTCATGGCCGGAGAGAACAGCATGACCTTCGGCCTGGCCTATGACTGGCTCTACCGCGACCTCACCGAGGACCAGCGCCGTCGGTTGCGCGAAGGAGCGGCGCGCCGGGCCCTGCAGCCGTATCTTGAAGCCGCGGCCAAGCCCAAGCCACCCTTCTGGCTCACGGCCACCCACAACTGGAACCCCGTGTGCAACGGCGGGGCCGTGGTGCTGGCCTTGGCGCTCTCGGGCGAGAGCGGGCTCTCGGACAGGGTCCTGGCCCGGTCCGTGCCGGCGCTGCGGCGCTTCTGGGACCGCCTCGGCCCGGACGGCGGCTGGGAGGAAGGCGTCGGCTACTGGGTCTTCGGCATGCGCTACGGGTTCCTGGCCGCGGAGGCTTTGCGCCGCTCCGGCCGCGAGGAAGGAGCCGCGGTCTTCGCCCAGCCGGGAGCGCGCAGCACCGCCTACTTCCCCATGGCGTTCTGCCCCGGCCGCTCCTTGGCCGCCGGGTTCAGCGACAGCAACGGCCGGGCCGACGACCCCCTCTTCTACCTGCTCGGCCGCGAGTACCGCAACCCCGACTTCATCTGGTTCCAGGACCGCAACGGGCTCGCCCCGGTCAAGAAGGAAGGCTGGCCCCAGGAAGCGCTCGCCCTGCTGTGGCGCCGCGTCAGCGAGAGTTGGCTGCCTGAGGCACGCGCTGCTTTCGTGCCCAGCCTGCCGCAGACCGCCGTGTTCCCGTCCATCGGCTGGGCGCTCATGGCGGACCGCCAGCCGGACCCGCGTTTCTTCCTCGCCTTCAAGAACGGCTCGCTCGACGCCAACCACACCCACCTAGACCTCGACCACCTGAGCCTGGGCGTGGGCGACCAGATGGTGCTCGCCGAGCTGGGCAGCCGGCCCTATCCCGCGGACTACTTCGACCGCAAGAAGCGCTACGGCTACTACGAGCTCTCCACCGCGGGCCACAACTCGGTGCTCATCGGCGGCCAGGGCCAAGTCCCGGGCCGCGAGGGCAAGCTGGAAGGGCCTTTCCAAGGCCCGGGCTATGAGGAGCTGGTCGGCCGGGCTGACGACGCCTACGCCGTGCCCGCCGCGCGGGTGAGGCGCCACGTGGTTTTCGTGCGGAGGCGCTACTGGGTGATCCTCGACGAGGCCGCCACGCCCGTGCCGCGCAGCATGGAGCTGCGCTTCCACAGCTACGGCAGCGTCTCGCGGAGGTCCGCCGGGAACTGGCTCTTCGAGCAGGGCGACGCGGCGCTCGAGCTGTTCACCGCGGGGCCGCAGCCGGTCTCGGACAGCCTGGAGCAGCCCAAGGGCTGGATCAGGCCGGTGCAGGCCGTGAGCCTCAAGACCGCTGCCGCCAGGGAGACGGTGCTGGCCACGGTCCTCTATCCTCGCGGCAGGACCGAGCCGGCCATGCCGCGCTGGTCCGTGGAGACCCAGCCCGCCTTGATCGAGGTCTCGGTGGGCGAGGACCGGCTGGACTTCGACCGCTCCGACGACGGCGGCTGGAAGGTCAAGAGCCTGCGGCCCTGA